A genomic window from Vallitalea longa includes:
- a CDS encoding extracellular solute-binding protein, whose translation MKKLLEEIVLIILIIALVGCSTNDKEISHDKREEPIKISIAFWNIDNALSGGDNDKMLKQIKEDLNIEIVPYEMTFDDYKRKIQLWASSSRYPDIMAIDAIGTPLYYTWINKKIIKPLPEDLSLWPNLNSYMNSSGMETFKNCDGKFYLIPRKTYDSTHSVKLSGMDRKIYYRYDLAEKAGIIKEPENYDEFRNMIKAIMKANFENKNIEGMTVKVPYILDSFFMCYSVPLGMSDGSGNDYKWVKKDGKYIPAYFAGDIKAALQLARDMFEEKTLARDVTLAKEQQSIGRFVNGSCAAFLANMPTVELAEKWNEYYDDKKFEDCVKILSPLESIDGNVYGNVYKKFWSESYITTSDPVKYKAILDLYEYFLKNENMLRMGYEGEDYIAKNGVQFLKPNEKINEKYPITLLANLVQWNNISRYLTLTGDPEKDKYFKMDVEYSYKLLNTELPEYKEINISEEAQSMCDFSIKPADDMIKVMVGKESVDKMYDDLMKYYENQGLSKVIEEFNTWVDEEDKEK comes from the coding sequence GAATATTGATAATGCTCTTAGTGGTGGGGATAACGATAAGATGCTTAAACAGATCAAAGAAGACCTTAATATTGAAATCGTTCCCTATGAAATGACTTTTGATGATTATAAAAGGAAAATTCAATTGTGGGCGAGTTCATCAAGATATCCGGATATTATGGCTATTGATGCTATAGGTACGCCTCTATATTATACATGGATCAATAAGAAAATAATTAAGCCGTTACCAGAAGATCTGTCTTTATGGCCTAATCTTAATAGTTATATGAATTCTTCTGGAATGGAAACCTTCAAAAATTGTGATGGAAAATTCTATTTGATTCCAAGAAAAACTTATGATAGTACTCATAGTGTTAAATTAAGCGGAATGGACCGTAAGATATATTATCGATACGATTTGGCAGAAAAAGCAGGAATTATTAAAGAACCAGAGAATTATGATGAATTTCGAAATATGATTAAAGCTATTATGAAAGCTAATTTTGAAAATAAGAATATTGAAGGTATGACCGTAAAAGTCCCATATATTCTTGACAGCTTCTTCATGTGTTATAGTGTGCCTCTAGGAATGAGTGATGGAAGCGGTAATGATTACAAGTGGGTAAAAAAAGACGGAAAGTATATACCTGCCTATTTCGCAGGAGATATTAAGGCTGCATTGCAATTGGCAAGAGATATGTTTGAAGAAAAAACTTTAGCAAGAGATGTAACTTTGGCAAAAGAGCAACAATCAATAGGAAGATTTGTAAACGGTTCATGTGCAGCTTTCTTAGCAAACATGCCAACAGTGGAGCTAGCAGAAAAATGGAATGAATATTATGATGACAAGAAATTTGAAGACTGCGTGAAGATATTGTCACCATTAGAATCTATTGATGGTAATGTGTACGGTAACGTATACAAAAAATTCTGGTCAGAATCTTATATAACAACTAGTGACCCTGTTAAGTATAAAGCGATACTTGACTTGTATGAGTATTTTTTAAAGAATGAAAATATGTTAAGAATGGGCTATGAAGGTGAAGATTATATTGCTAAAAATGGTGTCCAATTTTTGAAACCTAATGAAAAGATTAATGAAAAATATCCTATTACATTATTAGCTAATCTTGTACAATGGAATAATATCAGCAGATATCTCACTTTAACAGGTGACCCAGAAAAAGATAAATATTTTAAAATGGATGTAGAGTATAGTTATAAATTATTAAATACCGAATTACCTGAATATAAAGAAATAAATATTTCAGAAGAAGCCCAGTCCATGTGTGATTTTTCCATTAAGCCTGCGGATGATATGATTAAAGTTATGGTAGGAAAAGAAAGTGTTGATAAGATGTATGATGACTTGATGAAGTATTATGAGAATCAAGGACTATCAAAAGTAATTGAAGAGTTTAATACATGGGTTGATGAAGAAGATAAGGAGAAATAG
- the gnpA gene encoding 1,3-beta-galactosyl-N-acetylhexosamine phosphorylase: MDKGRVTLPTDLDIIPQTLEVMERLGVDALRDCDGTEFPEELLNKGAKVYATYFTTRKDNKWAEENPDEVQQMYLVTNPETAIEDILEIELMKDFYKPQFKVNTMHDITKWWEVIDRTTGGIVPVSEWNYNENTGKVIINAKKFHEYTVSFLAFIMWDPVHMYNYLTNDWKDVEHQLTYDVRQPKTKKYVKEKLAKWCEDNPNVDVVRFTTFFHQFTLNFNDEGKEKFVDWFGYSASVSPYVLEQFEEEVGYKFRPEYIIDEGYQNNTFRIPKKEYKDFMDFQQREVAKLAKELVDIVHSHKKEAMMFLGDHWIGTEPFGKYFNDIGLDSVVGSVGNGTTLRLISDIEGVKYTEGRFLPYFFPDTFYEGGDPKKEAVENWITARRAILRSPVDRIGYGGYLKLALNFPDFMSYIEDVCNEFRTLYSNIGDGKPYAAPFKVAVLNSWGKIRSWGTYMVAHALWNKKCYSYGGILEALSGMPFDVKFISFDDIREDKSILDDVGVIINAGSAYTANSGGENWLDVDILTAIKEFVAEGGGFIGVGEPTAYEKNGRYFQLASVLGVDKELGFSLSTDRYNWKERPHFITEECNGEIDFGEGMKDIYALKNANVIVNRNENIQLATNDYYKGRGVYISGIPYSFQNSRLLYRAIFFAAGKENEMKKWYSDNINVEVHAYPNTNKYCVVNNTYEPQKTVVYKGDNTKYNLDLEANEIMWFDI, translated from the coding sequence ATGGATAAAGGAAGAGTAACATTACCAACTGATTTAGATATAATTCCACAAACTTTAGAAGTAATGGAAAGATTAGGGGTAGATGCCCTTCGTGATTGTGATGGAACAGAATTTCCAGAAGAACTATTGAACAAAGGAGCAAAAGTATATGCTACATATTTTACTACTAGAAAAGATAATAAGTGGGCAGAAGAAAACCCAGATGAAGTTCAACAGATGTATTTAGTGACTAACCCAGAAACAGCCATAGAGGATATATTGGAAATTGAGTTGATGAAAGATTTCTATAAACCTCAATTCAAGGTAAATACAATGCATGACATTACAAAATGGTGGGAAGTCATAGACAGGACTACAGGAGGCATAGTACCTGTTAGTGAATGGAATTACAATGAAAATACTGGAAAAGTTATAATAAATGCTAAAAAGTTTCATGAATATACTGTAAGTTTTTTGGCTTTTATTATGTGGGACCCTGTTCATATGTATAATTATTTAACTAATGATTGGAAAGATGTGGAACATCAATTGACTTATGATGTGAGGCAGCCTAAAACCAAAAAATACGTAAAAGAAAAACTTGCAAAATGGTGTGAAGACAATCCTAATGTTGATGTAGTAAGATTTACTACATTTTTCCATCAGTTTACACTTAATTTTAATGATGAAGGTAAAGAAAAGTTTGTGGATTGGTTTGGATATTCTGCTAGTGTCAGTCCATATGTATTAGAACAATTTGAAGAAGAAGTGGGATATAAATTCCGTCCGGAATATATAATAGATGAAGGTTATCAGAATAACACCTTCCGTATACCAAAAAAAGAATATAAGGATTTTATGGATTTCCAACAGCGTGAAGTTGCGAAACTTGCAAAAGAATTAGTTGATATAGTACATAGTCATAAAAAAGAAGCCATGATGTTTCTAGGAGATCATTGGATCGGTACAGAACCATTTGGAAAATACTTCAACGATATAGGATTAGATAGCGTTGTAGGTTCTGTGGGCAATGGAACAACTCTAAGACTTATTTCTGATATAGAAGGAGTAAAATATACGGAAGGAAGATTCTTACCATACTTCTTTCCAGACACATTCTATGAAGGGGGAGACCCTAAGAAAGAGGCAGTTGAAAACTGGATAACTGCAAGACGTGCGATTCTAAGAAGTCCTGTAGACCGTATCGGTTATGGAGGTTATCTGAAACTTGCCCTTAACTTCCCAGATTTTATGAGTTACATTGAAGATGTATGTAATGAATTTCGAACTCTCTACAGTAATATCGGTGATGGTAAACCATATGCAGCTCCTTTTAAAGTTGCAGTACTTAACTCATGGGGTAAAATACGTTCATGGGGAACATATATGGTAGCTCATGCATTGTGGAATAAAAAGTGCTACTCTTACGGAGGTATACTAGAAGCTCTATCAGGCATGCCATTTGATGTTAAGTTCATAAGTTTTGATGATATCAGAGAAGATAAATCAATATTAGATGATGTAGGTGTAATCATTAATGCAGGTAGTGCTTATACTGCTAACAGTGGTGGAGAGAATTGGTTGGACGTTGATATATTAACTGCTATCAAGGAATTTGTTGCAGAAGGTGGAGGATTTATAGGGGTAGGAGAACCTACTGCTTATGAGAAAAATGGGCGTTATTTTCAATTAGCTTCTGTACTTGGTGTAGATAAAGAACTTGGATTCAGCTTGTCTACTGATAGATATAATTGGAAGGAGAGACCTCATTTCATAACAGAAGAATGTAATGGTGAAATAGACTTCGGTGAGGGTATGAAAGATATATATGCGTTGAAAAATGCGAATGTCATAGTGAATAGAAATGAGAATATTCAACTTGCAACTAATGATTATTATAAAGGGCGTGGAGTATATATAAGCGGTATTCCATACAGTTTCCAAAATTCACGTTTACTGTATAGAGCAATATTTTTTGCAGCAGGTAAAGAAAACGAAATGAAAAAATGGTATAGTGATAATATTAATGTAGAGGTTCATGCATATCCTAATACCAATAAATACTGTGTTGTCAATAATACATACGAGCCTCAGAAAACAGTTGTATATAAAGGCGATAATACTAAATACAATCTTGATTTAGAGGCTAATGAGATCATGTGGTTTGATATTTAG